Proteins encoded by one window of Rubinisphaera margarita:
- a CDS encoding LLM class flavin-dependent oxidoreductase, with translation MKFFAFHLMPFDKLPDDFEEKYETAWTWVPNSLYDPIHGHSLYNRYLDELIYAEEVGFDGVCINEHHQSAYGHMPSPNLMASILARQTKRVKIAVIGNALPFYDPPTRVAEEFAMIDVISGGRLIAGMVVGGGPEYNSFSMNPTYARSKYQEALDLIVRAWTEPGPFEHYGEHWKLKYVNPWPTPYQQPHPPIWIPGAGSKETIDFVAERRYSYMGIPYFHKSFFKKNFDMFRDACDKNGYTADPEQTGWLVPIYVAETDEQAWAEYEKHLFFFINKLLKGLVVFPPGYTSAKSIARIGSALKQFLGNVKNREQVEEGGYAMVGSPETVRQKMKDYIQDLGVGNVLGLFQIGTLPADLTKKNMTLFGEQVLPYLRKELGADVVDASAATST, from the coding sequence ATGAAGTTTTTCGCATTTCACCTGATGCCCTTTGACAAGCTTCCGGACGACTTCGAAGAGAAATACGAAACCGCCTGGACCTGGGTCCCCAACTCGCTGTACGACCCCATCCACGGCCACTCGTTGTACAATCGGTACCTGGATGAGCTGATCTACGCGGAAGAAGTCGGCTTCGACGGCGTCTGCATTAACGAGCATCATCAGTCGGCTTACGGGCACATGCCAAGCCCCAATCTCATGGCCTCGATTCTGGCCCGGCAGACAAAGCGGGTGAAAATCGCCGTCATCGGCAACGCGCTGCCGTTCTACGATCCTCCGACCCGCGTGGCGGAAGAATTCGCCATGATCGACGTGATCTCTGGCGGACGCCTGATCGCCGGAATGGTGGTCGGCGGGGGACCGGAATACAACTCCTTCAGCATGAACCCGACTTATGCCCGCAGCAAGTATCAGGAAGCACTCGACCTGATCGTTCGCGCCTGGACCGAGCCGGGACCGTTCGAGCATTACGGCGAGCACTGGAAGCTGAAGTACGTGAATCCCTGGCCCACTCCGTACCAGCAGCCGCATCCGCCGATCTGGATCCCCGGAGCAGGCAGCAAGGAGACGATCGATTTCGTCGCCGAACGCCGCTACAGCTACATGGGGATCCCGTATTTTCACAAGTCGTTCTTCAAGAAGAACTTCGATATGTTCCGTGACGCCTGCGACAAGAACGGTTACACGGCCGATCCCGAGCAGACCGGCTGGCTCGTGCCGATTTACGTCGCGGAGACCGACGAACAGGCGTGGGCCGAATACGAAAAGCATCTGTTCTTCTTCATTAACAAGCTGCTGAAGGGCCTGGTCGTTTTCCCACCGGGATATACGTCGGCCAAGTCGATCGCCCGGATCGGTTCCGCTCTGAAACAGTTCCTCGGCAATGTGAAAAACCGTGAGCAGGTCGAAGAAGGGGGTTATGCCATGGTCGGCAGCCCAGAAACCGTTCGCCAGAAGATGAAGGATTACATCCAGGATCTGGGCGTCGGCAATGTACTGGGACTGTTCCAGATCGGAACACTTCCCGCAGATCTGACGAAGAAGAACATGACTCTGTTCGGAGAGCAGGTTCTGCCTTATCTCCGAAAGGAGCTCGGAGCCGATGTCGTCGATGCCAGTGCAGCGACATCGACCTGA